A genomic window from Corticium candelabrum chromosome 7 unlocalized genomic scaffold, ooCorCand1.1 SUPER_7_unloc_1, whole genome shotgun sequence includes:
- the LOC134197873 gene encoding uncharacterized protein LOC134197873 produces the protein MFYADDVDNGDFVALSYENRVVVLRVNDGSGTVTVESEGKKLKKGEQFKAVVSIKKSTITLNVESRKRATKNRGQGERFILTNVFAGGIPSDQQTIEDAQVICGFKAAFTCSTSTNKTSTYSPLQHRIPCFSVVIGHQMIDTSSAEKTTTTQASTATQAPPPFGTLSFAAASYLAFDSLEDLQSFVLDMEFIVTGNDGLMFYVANKKSGDFISALYLERRVRVSVNNGSAAVQLISGGRNLKKGTKFRFTLSVKSGTVTLSVVRSRERADRDTSKKFKFGDNLTFIGGLPADVEPLSMSLPSGSSAGFEGCVFDVSVNSVELDFTSPRMYNDVSQCKDGSDSQ, from the exons ATGTTTTATGCTGATGATGTGGACAATGGGGACTTTGTGGCTTTGTCCTATGAGAACAGAGTTGTAGTGTTGAGAGTTAATGATGGCAGTGGGACTGTGACTGTTGA ATCTGAAGGCAAGAAATTAAAAAAAGGTGAACAATTCAAAGCCGTCGTTTCAATCAAGAAATCGACAATTACACTGAATGTAGAGAGTCGTAAACGTGCTACGAAAAATCGA ggTCAAGGAGAGAGGTTCATACTCACTAATGTTTTTGCGGGAGGCATTCCTAGTGATCAACAGACTATTGAAGATGCGCAAGTCATTTGTGGTTTCAAGGCTGCGTTCACTTG CTCAACATCAACGAACAAGACATCGACTTACAGTCCTTTGCAGCATCGAATTCCGTGTTTCAGTGTGGTGATAGGCCACCAGATGATAGACACATCATCTGCTGAGAaaaccacaacaacacaagcatCCACAGCTACACAAGCACCTCCTCCATTCGGCACTCTTTCTTTTGCTGCTGCCTCTTACCTTGCATTTGATTCTCTTGAAGACTTGCAGTCATTTGTACTCGACATGGAGTTTATTGTTACTGGGAACGACGGACTGATGTTTTATGTTGCGAATAAAAAGAGTGGAGATTTTATATCGGCTTTGTACTTGGAGAGACGCGTAAGAGTGAGTGTAAACAATGGATCTGCAGCAGTGCAGTTGAT TTCCGGAGGCAGGAATCTCAAGAAAGGCACTAAATTTCGTTTTACATTATCGGTGAAAAGTGGAACAGTAACACTGAGTGTTGTTCGTTCACGTGAAAGAGCTGATCGA GATACGTCCAAAAAGTTCAAGTTTGGTGACAATCTTACGTTTATTGGTGGCTTACCAGCTGATGTGGAGCCGCTTTCGATGTCATTGCCATCAGGAAGTAGTGCTGGTTTTGAAGGCTGTGTGTTTGAT GTATCAGTCAATTCTGTGGAATTGGATTTCACATCACCACGGATGTACAATGATGTGTCTCAATGTAAAGATGGTTCTGAttctcagtga
- the LOC134197870 gene encoding LOW QUALITY PROTEIN: kinesin-like protein KIF6 (The sequence of the model RefSeq protein was modified relative to this genomic sequence to represent the inferred CDS: deleted 1 base in 1 codon): MLKEFTINYFNSIKQQNMHLHQTIRIFCRIKPTNAKTGLYEVTLTRQNAPHVTFYIPRSESDGLVNNRREAYPFKFNKVFDQQTSQDEVFERVAKEVIDNVLAGYNGTIFAYGQTGSGKTFTITGGAERYADRGIIPRSLSYVFLHQENHPENVYTTQVSYMEIYNGHGYDLLDPKHEASKLEDLPKVFLQEDSERNIHLRNLSIHTANNEEEALN, translated from the exons ATGCTGAAAGAATTTACCATCAATTACTTCAACTCTATCAAACAGCAGAACATGCACCTGCATCAGACGATTCGTATTTTCTGTCGCATCAAGCCAACCAACGCTAAAACAGGGCTATACGAGGTG ACGCTGACGAGGCAAAACGCGCCACACGTCACATTCTACATACCAAGATCAGAATCTGACGGTTTAGTGAACAACAGACGGGAAGCGTATCCATTCAAATTCAACAAAGTGTTTGATCAACAGACATCACAAGATGAAGTATTTGAACGAGTAGCAAAGGAGGTGATAGACAATGTGTTGGCTGGTTACAACGGCACTATCTTTGCTTATGGTCAAACGGGCTCTGGCAAGACATTTACTATTACCGGTGGTGCTGAACGTTATGCTGATCGTGGAATTATACCAAGATCATTGTCATACGTATTTCTGCATCAAGAGAATCATCCAGAGAATGTGTACACAACTCAAGTGTCTTACATGGAAATCTACAATGGACACGGTTACGATCTACTCGATCCTAAACACGAAGCATCTAAGCTAGAGGATCTGCCGAAGGTGTTTCTACAAGAGGACAGTGAGAGGAATATCCATTTACGAAACTTGTCCATTCACACAGCAAACAATGAGGAAGAAGCTCTCaat